The following proteins are encoded in a genomic region of Sporichthyaceae bacterium:
- a CDS encoding bifunctional methylenetetrahydrofolate dehydrogenase/methenyltetrahydrofolate cyclohydrolase, with amino-acid sequence MGAQILDGKATAAAIRRELTERVAVLAARGLVPGLGTVLVGDDPGSHSYVAGKHRDCAEIGIASIRRDLPATATQADVEQAVAELNADPGCTGFIVQLPLPKGLDANRVLGLIDPAKDADGLHPINLGKLVLGEPAPLPCTPRGIVELLRRYDVPLAGADVVVIGRGVTVGRPLGLLLTRKSENATVTLCHTGTRDLGAHVRQADIVVAAAGVRGLITAEMVAPGAVVLDVGTSRGADGKLVGDVEEKVAEIAGWLAPMPGGVGPMTRAMLVDNVVLAAERDAAS; translated from the coding sequence TTGGGCGCACAAATCCTCGACGGCAAGGCGACCGCCGCGGCGATCCGCCGGGAACTCACCGAGCGGGTGGCCGTGCTGGCCGCCCGCGGGCTGGTGCCCGGCCTCGGCACGGTGCTGGTCGGCGACGACCCCGGCAGCCATTCCTACGTGGCCGGCAAGCACCGCGACTGCGCCGAGATCGGCATCGCCAGCATCCGCCGCGACCTGCCGGCGACGGCCACTCAGGCCGACGTCGAGCAGGCTGTCGCCGAACTCAACGCCGACCCGGGGTGCACCGGGTTCATCGTCCAACTGCCGCTGCCCAAGGGGCTGGATGCCAACCGCGTGCTCGGCCTGATCGACCCCGCCAAGGACGCCGACGGCCTGCACCCGATCAACCTCGGCAAGCTTGTGCTGGGGGAGCCCGCGCCGCTGCCGTGCACCCCGCGGGGCATCGTCGAACTGCTGCGCCGCTACGACGTCCCGCTGGCCGGCGCCGACGTCGTCGTGATCGGCCGAGGCGTGACCGTCGGTCGGCCGCTCGGCCTGCTGCTCACCCGCAAGTCCGAGAACGCCACGGTGACGCTGTGCCACACCGGCACCCGCGACCTGGGCGCACACGTGCGGCAGGCCGACATCGTGGTGGCCGCCGCCGGCGTGCGCGGGCTGATCACGGCCGAGATGGTCGCGCCCGGCGCGGTCGTGCTCGACGTCGGCACCTCGCGTGGCGCCGACGGCAAGCTCGTCGGCGACGTCGAGGAGAAGGTTGCCGAGATCGCCGGCTGGCTCGCCCCGATGCCCGGTGGCGTCGGCCCGATGACCCGGGCGATGCTCGTCGACAACGTGGTGCTGGCCGCGGAGCGAGACGCGGCGAGTTGA
- a CDS encoding DUF3017 domain-containing protein, with protein sequence MTGRHANRAEIPTPPVPGPPVAVPPRPAGEASSLAAEWPLLAVATVCGAGLIVVLSDHFRRGTVMFAGGLFLAAGLRAVLPAPVVGLLAVRGRVVDILTLLALALGVLLTALLVPPPS encoded by the coding sequence TTGACCGGACGGCACGCGAATCGAGCCGAGATCCCGACGCCGCCGGTGCCGGGTCCGCCGGTCGCCGTGCCGCCTCGTCCGGCCGGGGAAGCCTCGAGCCTGGCCGCCGAGTGGCCATTGCTCGCGGTCGCGACCGTCTGTGGCGCTGGTCTGATCGTCGTGCTGTCCGACCACTTCCGCCGCGGGACCGTGATGTTCGCCGGTGGGCTGTTCCTGGCCGCCGGGCTGCGGGCGGTGCTGCCGGCACCGGTGGTCGGGTTGCTCGCGGTGCGCGGTCGGGTGGTGGACATCCTCACCCTGCTCGCCCTGGCGCTCGGAGTCCTGCTCACGGCACTGCTGGTGCCGCCCCCGTCGTGA
- the mdh gene encoding malate dehydrogenase, which yields MARKGKVTVVGAGFYGSTTALRLAEYDIFEEVVLTDILEGKPEGLALDMNQSRPVEGFETRLTGATTTADGGGYEKTAGSDIVVITAGLPRKPGMSRMDLIETNAKIVRGVAENIVKHSPDAVIVVVSNPLDEMTALTQLASGLPKAKVIGQAGMLDTARFTNFVAEKLGVEVRAVTTLTLGSHGDTMVPVPSACTVNGKPLADMLSAAEIEDLVVRTRNGGAEVVALLKTGSAYYAPSAAAARMVKAIAEDSGATMPVCAWVDGEYGIAGVYLGVEAQLGAGGIKKVVERDLTDSELTALREAAEAVRAKQADVAGL from the coding sequence ATGGCGCGCAAGGGCAAGGTCACCGTCGTCGGAGCCGGTTTCTACGGGTCGACCACGGCACTCCGGCTGGCTGAGTACGACATCTTCGAAGAGGTGGTGCTCACCGACATCCTCGAGGGCAAGCCCGAGGGCTTGGCGCTGGACATGAACCAGTCCCGGCCGGTCGAGGGTTTCGAGACCAGGCTGACCGGCGCCACCACCACCGCCGACGGTGGCGGTTACGAGAAGACCGCCGGCTCCGACATTGTCGTGATCACCGCCGGCCTGCCGCGTAAGCCGGGCATGAGCCGCATGGACCTGATCGAGACCAACGCCAAGATCGTGCGCGGCGTCGCGGAGAACATCGTCAAGCACTCGCCGGACGCGGTGATCGTGGTCGTGTCCAACCCTCTGGACGAGATGACCGCACTGACCCAGCTCGCCTCGGGCCTGCCGAAGGCCAAGGTCATCGGCCAGGCGGGCATGCTCGACACCGCCCGCTTCACCAACTTCGTGGCTGAGAAGCTCGGCGTCGAGGTCCGCGCGGTCACCACGCTGACCCTCGGCTCGCACGGCGACACGATGGTTCCGGTGCCCAGCGCCTGCACCGTGAACGGCAAGCCACTGGCCGACATGCTCTCGGCCGCGGAGATCGAGGACCTGGTGGTCCGCACCCGCAACGGTGGTGCCGAGGTCGTCGCGCTGCTGAAGACCGGCTCGGCGTACTACGCGCCGTCGGCCGCCGCGGCCCGCATGGTCAAGGCCATCGCCGAGGACTCGGGAGCGACCATGCCGGTCTGCGCCTGGGTCGACGGCGAGTACGGCATTGCCGGGGTCTACCTCGGTGTCGAGGCCCAGCTCGGCGCGGGCGGCATCAAGAAGGTCGTGGAGCGCGATCTGACGGACAGTGAGTTGACTGCCCTGCGCGAGGCCGCCGAGGCCGTGCGCGCCAAGCAGGCCGACGTGGCCGGCCTTTAG
- a CDS encoding NADP-dependent isocitrate dehydrogenase — MAKIKVVNPVVELDGDEMTRIIWAFIKEQLILPYLDIDLKYYDLGIEARDATDDQITIDSANAIKKYGVGVKCATITPDEARVEEFGLKEMWKSPNGTIRNILGGVIFREPIVISNIPRLVPGWTKPIIIGRHAFGDQYRATDMVVPGEGTLTLTFTPKDGSAPIEHTVFEFPGGGVAMAMYNLDDSIRDFARASMRYGLDRGYPVYLSTKNTILKRYDGRFKDIFAEVFAAEFEQDFKEAGITYEHRLIDDMVAAALKWEGGYVWACKNYDGDVQSDTVAQGFGSLGLMTSVLMTPDGSCVEAEAAHGTVTRHYRMHQQGKPTSTNPIASIFAWTRGLAARARMDGTPALAEFADALEATCVTTVESGAMTKDLALLVGPNQPHQTTEEFLASVDENLRKRVGA; from the coding sequence ATGGCGAAGATCAAGGTCGTCAACCCGGTCGTCGAGCTCGACGGCGACGAGATGACGCGGATCATCTGGGCCTTCATCAAGGAACAGCTGATCCTGCCCTACCTGGACATCGACCTGAAGTACTACGACCTCGGCATCGAGGCCCGGGACGCGACCGACGACCAGATCACGATCGACTCGGCCAACGCCATCAAGAAGTACGGCGTGGGTGTTAAGTGCGCGACGATCACGCCGGACGAGGCCCGGGTCGAGGAGTTCGGCCTCAAGGAGATGTGGAAGTCGCCGAACGGCACGATCCGCAACATCCTCGGCGGCGTGATCTTCCGTGAGCCGATCGTCATCTCGAACATTCCGCGGCTGGTGCCGGGCTGGACCAAGCCGATCATCATCGGCCGGCACGCCTTCGGCGACCAGTATCGGGCCACCGACATGGTGGTGCCGGGCGAGGGCACGCTGACGTTGACCTTCACCCCGAAGGACGGCTCGGCGCCCATCGAGCACACGGTTTTCGAGTTCCCCGGCGGCGGCGTGGCCATGGCCATGTACAACCTGGACGACTCGATCCGCGACTTCGCCCGGGCCTCGATGCGCTACGGCCTGGACCGGGGCTACCCGGTCTATCTGTCGACGAAGAACACGATCTTGAAGCGCTACGACGGGCGTTTCAAGGACATCTTCGCCGAGGTGTTCGCCGCGGAGTTCGAGCAGGACTTCAAGGAAGCCGGCATCACCTACGAGCACCGCCTGATCGACGACATGGTCGCCGCGGCGCTGAAGTGGGAGGGCGGCTACGTCTGGGCCTGCAAGAACTACGACGGCGACGTCCAGTCCGACACCGTCGCGCAGGGATTCGGGAGCCTCGGTCTGATGACCTCGGTGCTGATGACCCCGGACGGCTCGTGCGTGGAGGCCGAGGCCGCCCACGGCACGGTCACTCGGCACTACCGGATGCACCAGCAGGGCAAGCCGACCTCGACCAACCCGATCGCCTCGATCTTCGCCTGGACCCGCGGCCTGGCCGCCCGGGCGCGGATGGATGGCACCCCGGCGCTGGCGGAATTCGCCGACGCGCTCGAGGCGACCTGCGTCACGACCGTCGAGTCCGGTGCGATGACCAAGGACCTGGCGTTGCTCGTGGGTCCGAACCAGCCGCACCAGACCACGGAGGAGTTCCTGGCCTCGGTGGACGAGAATCTGCGCAAGCGCGTCGGCGCCTGA
- the trpS gene encoding tryptophan--tRNA ligase: MSRPRVLSGIQPTADSFHLGNYLGAVRQWVGLQDTHDAFYFIADLHAITVEHDPAALRRRTRVSAAQLLAAGLDPDRCTLFAQSHVPEHTQLSWVLNCLTGFGEASRMTQFKDKSAKGGSDRASVGLFTYPILQAADILIYQADEVPVGEDQRQHLELTRDLAGRFNHRFGETFKVPKPYILKATAKIVDLQDPTSKMSKSSSSPAGIIDLLDEPAVSAKKIRSAVTDSGREILFDEANKPGVANLLTIASQLTGVAIDELVTGYEGKGYGDLKKDVAAALSDFVTSFRERTSRYLDDVEALDNVLAQGAERARGLAAQTLATVYDRVGFVAAKA, encoded by the coding sequence ATGTCACGACCCCGGGTGCTGTCCGGCATCCAGCCCACCGCCGATTCGTTCCACCTCGGGAACTACCTCGGGGCGGTCCGCCAGTGGGTCGGTCTGCAGGACACCCATGACGCGTTCTACTTCATCGCCGACCTGCACGCGATCACGGTCGAGCACGACCCGGCCGCGCTGCGTCGACGCACCCGGGTCTCCGCGGCGCAGTTGCTGGCCGCGGGTCTGGATCCGGACCGGTGCACGCTGTTCGCGCAGAGCCACGTGCCCGAGCACACCCAACTGTCCTGGGTGCTCAACTGCCTGACCGGGTTCGGCGAGGCCTCCCGGATGACCCAGTTCAAGGACAAGTCCGCCAAGGGCGGGTCCGACCGGGCCAGCGTCGGCCTGTTCACGTATCCGATCCTGCAGGCCGCCGACATCCTGATCTACCAGGCCGACGAGGTACCGGTCGGCGAGGACCAACGGCAGCACCTGGAGCTGACCCGCGACCTCGCCGGGCGCTTCAACCACCGCTTCGGCGAGACGTTCAAGGTGCCCAAGCCCTACATCCTCAAGGCCACCGCGAAGATCGTCGACCTGCAGGACCCGACCTCGAAGATGAGCAAGTCCTCGTCCTCGCCGGCCGGGATCATCGACCTGCTGGACGAACCGGCCGTCTCGGCCAAGAAGATCCGCTCGGCCGTCACCGACTCCGGCCGGGAGATCCTGTTCGACGAGGCGAACAAGCCCGGGGTCGCGAACCTGCTGACGATCGCCTCGCAGCTGACCGGCGTCGCGATCGACGAGTTGGTCACCGGCTATGAGGGCAAGGGCTACGGCGACCTGAAGAAGGACGTCGCCGCCGCACTCAGTGACTTCGTCACCAGCTTCCGCGAGCGGACCTCGCGTTATCTCGACGACGTCGAGGCGCTGGACAACGTGCTTGCGCAGGGTGCCGAGCGGGCCCGCGGGCTGGCGGCGCAGACCTTGGCCACGGTCTACGACCGGGTCGGATTCGTGGCGGCCAAGGCATGA
- a CDS encoding 2'-5' RNA ligase family protein codes for MSTAGVQTIGVAIAIPEPHGPELQSWRERFGDPLARMIPTHVTLLPPTPVPDGDMPAVEDHLRATAAASAPFGIHLRGTGTFRPLSDVVFVTVAEGIAGCELLEEKVRCGPLGHRELEFAYHPHVTVAHDLPQHVLDEAFEKLADYDARFEVTGLSLYVHGSDGYWRPIREFGFPGRGDR; via the coding sequence ATGAGCACGGCCGGGGTCCAGACGATCGGGGTCGCAATCGCGATTCCCGAGCCGCACGGCCCCGAGCTGCAGTCCTGGCGGGAACGGTTCGGCGACCCGCTCGCCCGAATGATCCCCACTCACGTCACGTTGCTACCGCCCACCCCGGTCCCGGACGGGGACATGCCCGCGGTGGAGGATCACCTGCGGGCAACGGCGGCGGCCTCCGCGCCGTTCGGCATCCACCTGCGCGGCACCGGGACGTTCCGGCCGCTGTCCGACGTGGTGTTCGTGACCGTCGCCGAGGGCATCGCCGGGTGCGAGCTGCTGGAGGAGAAGGTGCGGTGCGGGCCGCTCGGGCATCGTGAGTTGGAGTTCGCGTACCACCCGCACGTGACCGTGGCGCACGACCTGCCGCAGCACGTCCTCGACGAGGCCTTCGAGAAGCTCGCCGACTACGACGCCCGCTTCGAGGTGACCGGTCTCAGCCTCTACGTGCACGGTTCCGACGGCTACTGGCGCCCGATCCGGGAGTTCGGATTTCCCGGGCGGGGCGACCGCTGA
- a CDS encoding YhjD/YihY/BrkB family envelope integrity protein: MSRPGRNLLRANETQDPPSTGELGNPTPPEPPPSGGRRALRGAQAVLGAIGVVLGRAKAFCRRMCEKRPIGVHLLTAWARFSDAEGGKQAAAVTYFGFLSFFPLVALAFAALGFVVEWFPHVYGDLTTEISRALPGLVGNQPGQVNVGQIADAREGAGAIGVAGLVWAGTGWIDALRQAVRQIWGHGSHEDTNFLLRRLRDFGVLALLGGAMLLSVGLSTVGTIATGRVVGGLGFTGNEFVQWLIRAAALGIAVLGSTALFAVMFVGMSGTHIPRRELRRGALLAAVGYEVLKIFATLLLGHTVRNPVYATFSVAVGLLVWINLVTRMTLFAAAWTATYPPDVASGAAGELI, encoded by the coding sequence GTGAGCCGTCCCGGCCGCAATCTCCTGCGCGCGAACGAGACGCAGGACCCGCCCTCGACCGGCGAGCTCGGGAACCCGACTCCACCCGAGCCGCCTCCCAGCGGCGGGAGGCGCGCCCTACGCGGCGCGCAGGCCGTCCTCGGTGCGATCGGCGTGGTGCTCGGTCGGGCGAAGGCGTTCTGCCGCCGGATGTGCGAGAAGCGGCCGATCGGGGTGCACCTACTGACCGCCTGGGCCCGGTTCTCCGACGCCGAAGGCGGCAAGCAGGCCGCCGCGGTCACCTACTTCGGGTTCCTCTCGTTCTTCCCGCTGGTCGCGTTGGCGTTCGCGGCGCTCGGCTTCGTCGTCGAATGGTTCCCGCACGTCTACGGGGATCTGACCACGGAGATCTCCAGGGCCCTGCCCGGGCTGGTCGGCAACCAGCCGGGTCAGGTGAACGTGGGTCAGATCGCCGACGCCCGCGAGGGCGCCGGGGCGATCGGTGTGGCCGGTCTGGTCTGGGCCGGGACCGGGTGGATCGACGCCCTGCGCCAGGCGGTGCGCCAGATCTGGGGACATGGATCGCACGAGGACACCAACTTCCTGCTGCGTCGGCTGCGCGACTTCGGGGTGCTCGCCCTGCTGGGCGGGGCCATGCTGCTGTCGGTCGGCCTGTCCACGGTCGGCACGATCGCGACCGGCCGGGTGGTGGGCGGGCTCGGGTTCACGGGCAACGAGTTCGTGCAGTGGTTGATCCGTGCCGCCGCGCTGGGTATCGCTGTGCTTGGCTCGACCGCGCTGTTCGCGGTGATGTTCGTGGGCATGTCCGGGACCCACATCCCGCGGCGCGAGCTGCGGCGGGGCGCGTTGCTCGCCGCGGTCGGCTACGAAGTGCTGAAGATCTTCGCGACGTTGCTGCTCGGGCACACCGTGCGCAACCCGGTCTACGCCACGTTCTCCGTCGCGGTCGGGTTGCTGGTCTGGATCAACCTGGTGACGCGGATGACGTTGTTCGCCGCGGCATGGACTGCCACGTACCCGCCTGACGTCGCGTCAGGTGCGGCGGGTGAGCTGATCTGA
- a CDS encoding D-alanyl-D-alanine carboxypeptidase: MIENITNPTRNGSKRTSSRGRRLAPAVAAFSVFAGAATIPAQAVAVDLPTPNPVGSVGPSGSVTSPPLTLSPGLPIAPLSLNEPPGGPVGGPLLNQTGVIIDQAAGGAPDVAAPSWVIADATTGKILAARNPHGRARPASTQKVLLALTMLPRLDPNGTYLADHDDEAVEGTRVGMVANETYKNDDLWYAVFLRSGNDAADGLAKEGGGGNLANAVTMEQAEAARLQSYDTTVVNPSGLDADGQYSSAYDLALWGRAAMQRADVRKYASAITWMFPGNTTKTGTDKSSKPFQIHTENRLLGTYPGTMGLKPGFTTLAQNTLIAVAQHNGVTLIATIMDDGQHMITPDSEALLNWGFDHDGNTPPVGQLVDPTGLAYGQTPTPVATAAPVAGKHDSSGPSIDLTPVKKNWPAVLGSFAGLALLTALVSLRLRARRRFRRHGAFR; this comes from the coding sequence ATGATCGAGAACATCACCAATCCCACCCGTAACGGCTCGAAGCGGACATCGTCGCGTGGTCGACGACTGGCCCCCGCCGTTGCGGCGTTCAGTGTTTTCGCCGGTGCGGCGACCATCCCGGCGCAGGCTGTCGCGGTCGACCTCCCGACCCCGAATCCCGTCGGGTCCGTGGGACCCAGCGGGTCGGTCACCTCTCCGCCGCTGACGCTGTCACCCGGACTGCCCATCGCACCGCTGTCGCTCAACGAGCCGCCCGGCGGACCGGTCGGCGGGCCGCTGCTCAACCAGACCGGCGTGATCATCGACCAGGCCGCCGGCGGCGCGCCGGACGTCGCCGCCCCGTCCTGGGTGATCGCCGACGCCACCACGGGCAAGATCCTGGCCGCCCGCAACCCGCACGGCCGTGCCCGGCCGGCCAGCACGCAGAAAGTGCTGCTGGCACTGACGATGCTGCCGCGGCTGGACCCGAACGGCACGTACCTCGCCGACCACGACGACGAGGCGGTCGAGGGCACCCGGGTCGGGATGGTCGCGAACGAGACCTACAAGAACGACGACCTCTGGTACGCGGTGTTCCTGCGCTCCGGCAACGACGCGGCCGACGGCCTGGCCAAGGAGGGCGGCGGCGGGAACCTCGCCAACGCCGTCACTATGGAGCAGGCCGAGGCGGCGCGCCTGCAGTCCTACGACACGACCGTGGTCAACCCCAGCGGCCTGGACGCCGACGGTCAGTACTCCTCGGCCTACGACCTCGCACTGTGGGGTCGCGCCGCTATGCAGCGGGCCGACGTACGCAAGTACGCCAGCGCGATCACCTGGATGTTCCCCGGCAACACGACCAAGACCGGGACCGACAAGAGCAGCAAGCCGTTCCAGATCCACACCGAGAACCGACTGCTCGGCACGTACCCGGGCACGATGGGGCTCAAGCCGGGCTTCACGACCCTGGCCCAGAACACGCTGATCGCGGTGGCCCAGCACAACGGGGTCACGCTGATCGCGACGATCATGGACGACGGCCAGCACATGATCACGCCGGACTCGGAAGCCTTGCTCAACTGGGGTTTCGACCACGACGGGAACACCCCGCCGGTGGGGCAGCTGGTCGACCCGACCGGCCTGGCCTACGGCCAGACGCCGACCCCCGTGGCCACGGCGGCCCCGGTCGCGGGCAAGCACGACTCCAGCGGCCCGTCGATCGACCTGACCCCGGTGAAGAAGAACTGGCCCGCGGTGCTCGGCTCGTTCGCCGGTCTGGCGCTGCTGACGGCGCTGGTGAGCCTGCGGCTGCGGGCGCGACGGCGCTTCCGCCGGCACGGCGCCTTCCGCTGA